One Tolypothrix bouteillei VB521301 DNA window includes the following coding sequences:
- a CDS encoding Coq4 family protein translates to MHITDQLEQTWQDRALDSIINIVRAPDGDFESIGELADALGDRQSLQKVVELLCGTPQGEQAFQKRPRLGDINLQKLYSLPTDTLGYAYANHMLKNNLKPLYAGHVENNLQFLGAHLTETHDIWHIITGCNTNILGEIQLEAFYVAQLYFTRFWLALLAKNLVKATIYDIEVSTKYMDAMAKGWLMGKQAKPLFGVEWNLLWEQPLENVRTSFNIILSDTCE, encoded by the coding sequence ATGCACATTACAGACCAACTAGAGCAAACATGGCAGGATAGAGCACTTGATAGCATTATAAATATAGTAAGAGCACCTGATGGTGACTTTGAGAGTATTGGCGAACTTGCAGATGCCCTTGGCGATCGCCAAAGCTTACAGAAAGTAGTAGAACTTCTTTGTGGCACCCCACAAGGGGAACAAGCATTTCAAAAGCGCCCTAGATTGGGTGATATCAATCTACAAAAACTTTACAGTTTACCAACTGATACTCTAGGTTATGCATATGCTAATCATATGCTCAAAAACAATTTGAAACCTTTATATGCAGGACACGTAGAGAACAATCTCCAATTCTTAGGAGCGCACCTTACAGAAACACATGACATTTGGCATATCATCACTGGATGCAATACGAATATTCTTGGAGAAATTCAATTAGAAGCTTTCTACGTTGCCCAACTGTACTTTACGCGTTTTTGGCTGGCATTATTAGCGAAGAATCTTGTTAAAGCTACTATTTACGATATTGAGGTTTCAACAAAATATATGGACGCGATGGCTAAGGGATGGTTAATGGGAAAACAAGCCAAGCCTCTGTTTGGTGTTGAATGGAATCTGTTATGGGAACAGCCATTGGAAAATGTCCGTACTTCGTTCAACATCATTCTTTCTGATACTTGTGAATGA
- a CDS encoding xanthine dehydrogenase family protein molybdopterin-binding subunit: MNKVNGSAVSRKDGRAKVTGTATYAAEHQIPNLVHGYLVTASIANGQIKSIDTSTAEKASGVIAVFTHKNPPKIFKPTNNFMTSKIYEARLPLSDDKVYYAGQIVGLVVADTFERARHAARLVKVEYATEKPLIDPAKATFKEAPSMFGEGMKFQKGDFTTGMASATAKMEVTYKTSTELHAPMEPHATIAQWQGSDSLTIYEPSQWVMGTQRTYAELFGLPKERVRIVTPFIGGAFGSKAFPWPHGILCAAVARQLQRPVKVVLTRAQMTANAGHRSETEQTIRLAATADGNLMSVEHDVKSCTSLVDVFTEPCTGITPVMYAAPNLRLKQELAVINTGTPTFMRAPGENPGLWALESAMDELAWKLKMDPVELRLKNETKEHQRKGLPFSAKAFSECLRFGAEQFGWKDRPFQVRSLTRNGKLIGWGMAGSTFPGGRGAASAKVRLLPDGTAHILTAANDMGTGAYTVVASTAAEVLGIPVEKVRVDLGDSLLPDGGLAGGSMMTASLLPAVMSACQEVLKSAKAKTAEEVFSSLRQSGRAAVEATASSAPGAEGKKWAFQSWGAHFCEVSIDEEIGRLQVTRWVSVMNIGRVINAKTAASQVRGGVIMGLGQALMEECHFDPNIGYPVVYDLATYHFPAHADIPRIEVAFVGEPDLNFNPAGVRGVGEIGITGVSAAIGNAVYHATGKRIRHLPITPDKLL, from the coding sequence ATGAACAAAGTTAATGGATCTGCGGTCAGCCGCAAGGATGGACGTGCAAAGGTAACGGGTACGGCGACTTACGCAGCCGAGCATCAAATTCCCAATCTTGTTCACGGTTACCTTGTCACAGCCAGCATTGCTAACGGACAAATTAAAAGTATAGATACCAGTACAGCAGAAAAAGCATCAGGTGTTATCGCTGTATTTACCCATAAAAACCCACCCAAGATATTTAAGCCAACCAATAATTTCATGACCTCGAAAATTTACGAGGCTCGTCTACCGTTATCTGATGATAAGGTTTATTACGCAGGACAGATCGTTGGCTTGGTGGTAGCAGATACTTTTGAACGAGCGCGTCATGCAGCACGGTTGGTAAAGGTTGAATACGCAACTGAAAAACCCCTTATAGATCCTGCAAAGGCTACTTTTAAAGAAGCTCCATCCATGTTTGGTGAGGGGATGAAGTTCCAGAAGGGAGACTTTACCACAGGGATGGCAAGTGCAACAGCAAAGATGGAAGTTACCTACAAAACTTCCACTGAATTGCACGCGCCCATGGAACCCCATGCGACTATTGCTCAGTGGCAAGGTTCTGACTCTCTGACAATTTACGAACCCTCCCAGTGGGTGATGGGTACCCAGCGTACTTATGCAGAACTTTTTGGGCTCCCAAAAGAACGAGTGCGTATTGTTACTCCTTTTATTGGAGGGGCTTTTGGTTCTAAAGCCTTCCCTTGGCCCCACGGTATTCTCTGTGCTGCAGTTGCTCGCCAACTCCAACGCCCCGTCAAAGTTGTTCTGACACGAGCGCAGATGACCGCAAATGCAGGGCACCGTTCTGAAACAGAGCAAACTATCCGCTTGGCAGCCACTGCGGATGGTAACCTCATGTCTGTCGAACATGATGTCAAATCTTGTACATCCCTAGTAGATGTTTTTACAGAGCCCTGTACGGGAATTACTCCAGTCATGTATGCTGCGCCGAATTTGCGCTTGAAGCAAGAACTGGCGGTGATAAACACCGGGACGCCAACATTCATGCGAGCACCAGGAGAAAATCCGGGTCTTTGGGCATTAGAGTCAGCAATGGACGAACTGGCGTGGAAGCTCAAGATGGACCCTGTGGAACTGCGTTTGAAAAATGAAACTAAAGAACACCAGCGTAAAGGGCTGCCATTTTCAGCAAAAGCATTCTCTGAATGTTTGCGCTTTGGTGCAGAACAATTTGGTTGGAAAGACAGACCATTTCAAGTGCGATCGCTGACACGCAACGGTAAGCTTATAGGTTGGGGAATGGCAGGGTCAACTTTCCCTGGTGGTAGGGGTGCGGCATCCGCGAAAGTACGGTTACTACCGGATGGTACAGCACATATTTTAACTGCTGCAAACGATATGGGTACTGGTGCGTATACGGTTGTTGCCTCTACAGCCGCAGAAGTTTTGGGGATACCTGTAGAAAAGGTACGGGTAGATCTGGGTGACTCATTGCTACCAGATGGCGGTTTGGCAGGTGGTTCCATGATGACAGCATCTCTCCTTCCAGCAGTCATGTCAGCCTGTCAGGAGGTTCTAAAATCTGCCAAAGCCAAGACTGCTGAGGAAGTATTTTCCAGCCTCCGCCAGTCCGGACGAGCTGCTGTTGAAGCAACAGCATCGTCAGCGCCCGGAGCTGAAGGAAAGAAATGGGCATTTCAATCGTGGGGGGCGCATTTTTGTGAAGTCAGTATAGATGAAGAAATTGGACGCCTACAAGTGACGCGTTGGGTATCCGTAATGAATATCGGACGCGTTATCAACGCTAAGACGGCAGCTTCTCAAGTACGGGGCGGTGTTATTATGGGGCTTGGGCAAGCATTGATGGAAGAGTGCCACTTTGACCCAAATATCGGTTATCCAGTGGTTTACGACCTTGCTACCTATCATTTTCCCGCACACGCAGATATTCCTCGCATTGAGGTTGCTTTTGTTGGGGAACCCGATCTCAACTTTAATCCGGCGGGTGTAAGAGGTGTCGGTGAAATAGGAATTACTGGTGTTTCAGCGGCGATTGGTAATGCAGTTTACCATGCTACGGGTAAGCGCATCCGCCATTTACCTATTACACCAGATAAGCTCTTATAA
- a CDS encoding FAD binding domain-containing protein, translating to MNNFTYIRATSVKDAIQRSTANKNTAYIAGGTNLVDRLKGFLDEPSQLIDISRLEMKRISRTTNGGLQIGALVSNTAVADNPDIRRDYPILSRAILSGASQQIRNMATVGGNLLQRTRCPYYYDTAFPCNKRQPGTGCPAATGINRGHAILGASDQCLAVHPSDMCVALAALDAVVVVESSKGKRQIPMVDFHRLPGNTPQRDTNLEPGELITAVILPPISLAKSGVYLKLRDRTSYAFALISVAAAVNLSGEKIKDARLAMGGVAHKPWRSTEAEKFLIGKSADVTIFEQAADIALREAKPLTHNSFKVDMAKRAIRRALTISAKGGGVI from the coding sequence ATGAATAATTTTACTTACATTCGGGCGACATCCGTAAAAGATGCCATCCAACGCTCAACAGCTAACAAAAATACTGCGTACATAGCAGGTGGTACAAATCTGGTCGATCGCCTCAAGGGTTTTCTAGATGAGCCATCTCAACTCATAGATATCTCCCGATTGGAGATGAAGCGCATTTCTCGCACCACTAATGGGGGTCTACAAATCGGAGCGCTTGTCAGCAATACAGCTGTTGCAGATAATCCCGATATTCGTCGCGACTACCCAATCTTATCCCGCGCCATTCTCTCTGGTGCGTCTCAGCAAATCCGCAACATGGCAACCGTAGGAGGTAACTTGTTGCAACGCACTCGCTGTCCTTACTATTACGATACCGCTTTCCCTTGTAACAAACGCCAGCCGGGAACTGGTTGTCCCGCAGCAACGGGGATTAATCGCGGTCATGCTATTTTAGGTGCTAGCGACCAGTGCTTGGCTGTTCATCCTTCAGATATGTGTGTTGCTCTCGCTGCTTTAGATGCTGTCGTTGTTGTAGAAAGTTCCAAAGGTAAGCGGCAAATACCGATGGTAGATTTTCACAGATTGCCAGGAAATACTCCCCAGCGAGACACAAATTTAGAACCAGGTGAGTTGATTACTGCTGTTATCCTACCGCCAATTTCCTTGGCTAAGTCCGGAGTTTACTTGAAATTACGCGATCGCACTTCCTATGCCTTTGCATTAATATCAGTCGCTGCTGCTGTTAACCTTTCAGGAGAGAAAATCAAAGATGCTCGCCTAGCAATGGGTGGTGTAGCCCACAAACCCTGGCGATCGACGGAAGCAGAAAAATTTTTAATTGGCAAGAGTGCCGACGTGACAATATTTGAACAAGCAGCAGACATTGCACTTCGGGAAGCAAAACCCCTAACTCACAATAGTTTCAAAGTTGATATGGCAAAACGAGCCATTCGCCGTGCACTGACAATTTCAGCTAAAGGAGGAGGGGTGATATGA
- a CDS encoding 2Fe-2S iron-sulfur cluster-binding protein, which yields MQNHNKGGGKTSRRGFLGQALTATGAAIAAPSLLEQANAAKASAQSSGGEMSVSLNVNGKLQTLSIEPRVTLLDALRDRLGLLGSKKGCDRGQCGACTVLIDGERVYSCLTLAIMQEGKEIVTIEGLAKGDTLHPMQAAFIDNDGFQCGYCTPGQICASVALINEVKRGCASVVTPDLSSPPQLAELSEVEIKERLSGNLCRCSAYNGIVAAVQQVAGQKTPSPVATVLVRESEELPA from the coding sequence ATGCAAAACCATAACAAGGGTGGGGGAAAAACGTCCCGCCGTGGTTTTTTAGGACAAGCACTAACCGCAACTGGAGCAGCTATTGCGGCTCCTTCATTGCTCGAACAGGCAAATGCAGCAAAGGCATCTGCTCAAAGTTCCGGAGGTGAAATGTCTGTTTCACTAAATGTTAACGGCAAACTGCAAACCCTTTCTATTGAGCCTCGCGTTACGCTCTTGGATGCTTTGCGCGATCGCTTGGGACTGTTGGGTAGCAAAAAGGGATGCGATCGCGGACAGTGCGGAGCTTGTACTGTTTTGATTGATGGCGAGCGAGTTTATTCCTGCCTGACATTAGCAATTATGCAAGAGGGCAAAGAAATTGTTACCATCGAAGGGCTGGCAAAGGGAGATACTCTCCATCCCATGCAAGCTGCCTTTATTGACAACGATGGTTTTCAGTGCGGCTATTGCACGCCAGGACAAATTTGTGCTTCTGTTGCCCTCATTAACGAAGTCAAACGCGGTTGTGCCAGTGTTGTCACTCCAGATTTGTCGAGTCCCCCGCAACTAGCCGAACTGTCTGAAGTGGAAATCAAAGAGCGATTGAGCGGTAATCTCTGTAGGTGCAGTGCTTACAACGGTATCGTCGCCGCAGTACAACAAGTCGCAGGACAAAAAACACCCTCTCCCGTGGCAACTGTTTTGGTTCGCGAATCTGAGGAGTTGCCTGCATGA
- a CDS encoding aminoglycoside N(3)-acetyltransferase — MSEAETIFQTPSPRTRESLAADLRQIGITPGAILLVHSSLKSLGWVCGGPVTVIQAFMDVLTTTGTLVMPSHSGEYSDPAEWQNPPVPSEWVQIIRDTMPAFDARLTPTRGMGKIAETFRTFPDVVRSSHPTSSFAAWGKHAPEIINNHSLDYCLGNESPLARLYDLNASVLLLGVGYDSNTCFHLAEYRITKVKQITQGSPIVEGEQRVWKTYRDIELKGECFEEMGTAFEQAGHVKSSHVGNAQTKLFLLRSAVDWAVSWLEKER; from the coding sequence ATGAGTGAAGCAGAAACCATTTTTCAAACACCATCACCCCGCACTCGCGAAAGTCTTGCCGCTGATTTGCGCCAGATTGGTATAACTCCCGGAGCGATTCTACTGGTCCATTCTTCACTAAAGTCATTGGGATGGGTTTGTGGCGGTCCGGTCACTGTCATTCAGGCTTTTATGGATGTACTAACGACTACAGGTACTCTCGTTATGCCCAGTCACTCTGGCGAGTACTCCGATCCCGCAGAGTGGCAAAATCCACCCGTACCAAGTGAATGGGTTCAGATAATTAGAGACACCATGCCTGCCTTTGATGCGCGGTTGACTCCCACACGCGGAATGGGTAAAATTGCTGAAACTTTTCGGACTTTCCCTGATGTTGTGCGGAGTTCCCATCCCACGTCTTCATTTGCTGCATGGGGAAAACATGCACCAGAGATTATCAACAATCACAGCTTAGATTATTGCTTGGGTAATGAATCGCCATTGGCTCGCTTGTATGACCTAAATGCTTCGGTTTTGCTCTTAGGGGTTGGGTACGATTCCAACACTTGCTTTCATCTTGCTGAGTATCGAATTACCAAAGTAAAACAAATTACCCAAGGTTCACCGATTGTTGAAGGAGAACAACGGGTTTGGAAAACCTACAGGGATATTGAGTTGAAGGGGGAATGTTTTGAGGAAATGGGTACAGCTTTTGAACAAGCGGGTCATGTGAAAAGTTCTCACGTCGGTAACGCGCAAACCAAGCTTTTTCTGTTGAGAAGCGCTGTTGACTGGGCAGTGAGTTGGTTAGAAAAGGAACGCTGA